The following DNA comes from Candidatus Poribacteria bacterium.
TTACACGTTTCAGCGTGCTGAGGGGTATTTGCAAGCGCGTTATGACCCCTTATCGTTTCTGTCTGTAGCACTCGGTGTTCGGTTTGATTATCTCAATTTGACAGAGGAACGCTCGATTCAGCCGCGTGGCAGTCTGAGTCTCACGCTGCCAACGACTTCTACGCTCAGGTTTGCCTACGGTAGATACGAACAGAGTCCATTCGCGTATCAAGTACTAAAGGCAGATGGAAATCGAGACCTAAAACCGAGTCTGACTGAACACTATGTGGTGGAGCTAGAACACGAGTTATCACCACAAACGGAACTCAAATTAGCGGTTTATTACAAAGACTTGCGAGAATTGGTCACGAGATCCGTTGATCTTGATGCCTTTTTTGATAACCCAAACGCAGCATTTACAACGGCATATCTCAATCAAGGGAGAGGCTTTGTGAATGGAGCAGAGGTATTCCTGCGGCACCGTGTTGGCGAAAAGTTTTTTGGATGGGTATCTTATGCTTATACCCACGCTGAACGGCGTGAGACCCCGGACGATGTCTACAAACCGTTCCTCTTCGATAATACACACATTGTCAGTATTGTTGCCAACTATAACCCGACAACGAAAACGGAGATCGGGGCAAAGTGGCAATATTCCAGTGGTACTTCTGCAGTTCCGCTACACACACTCCTGAACATTCAAGATCCTGTGACATTGGGCATGCATCCCCTTCTCTCTGATGTCGCAGGCGCAATTGTTCCAACTGAGTTTCAGGCGTATCACCGCTTAGATCTCCGTTTTAGTCGCAAAAGGACTTTGTGGGGACTTCCCGTGACAACTTTTACCGAAATCTGGAATGTTTACAGTAGCTCGAATAAGACAAGATTTAACTTTGCTAACAGACTTGTTGAGGGAATCAACGAGGCGGAGTTTGCGAATGAAGAAGAATTCCCCTTGGACCTGGAATCAGCAGAATATAAGAGTCCAATTCGGTTTCCATTTAATTTTACTTTTGGGATCATATATGAATTTTAAGTCAGGGAGCATCACTTGTTTATAAAGATTGTAATCCACCTTAAAAGATGCTATCATGTGGTTACAATAATTTAACAAAAAGGAGATGCCAAATGAAAAAACCGATTTTTTTGATTCTTATCGGTATAGGTGTTCTGCTTCTCGTTGGTGGTGCTGTGTTTGTCGTTCCATGGTTCGGAAAAATATTTAACGAGATGGAGGAGATGGCTGAGAAACATGCCCAACATAGGCGCGCATTAAGAGAGACTGCCCGTGAACCGTTGACCGAGGAACAGGAGGAACTCTTGTCCCAACTTCTTGAAGTTGCAGGGGACACCTCCGTAGTAGAAACACCAAGCGATACAGAAAGCATTCTGTCAAGTGATCCTTATCTCGCCTATCTGAAAGCACAAGAAGGAGGGGATTACGAAGACTTTCCGGCGTACGTCAACGCGATGCCGACAGAAAATATCAAAGCTACCGCACTCTCCAGAATCAAAGCCACTATCGGGGTAGATATGACGGAAGAAGAACTAAAAATTTGGGAGAATTACTACTTCGTTGTTCGAGAGTGGGGCACCACAGTTGAAGACCCACGGGACAATATGAAAGAACTTAATGAACTCCAGCAGCCGCATTTGATAGCACCCTTGATGGAGAGCGATGAAGAAGTATCCGGCTGGCACACCAAAATCGTACAAATCGGTATGTCTTCTATATTCATGACAGAGGACAGCAAAGTGTTTCAAGAAGCCTGGCGTAACCGCTTAGAAACACACGGGGAACAGGAAGGACTTCTGCGGTGCGCGATTGCTGCCCCCGGTGAATTCGCGCTCATGCGATCATTTTTTGGGGACATGGCAGCTTTCCAAGAATGGATCGTTACACGTCCAGAACCTGAAGTGCAGAACCCAGAACAATAAAACCTCCTATGAAACTGGCACTGGATGAATCCTGAAAAATTTATCTGGTGCCAGCTCTTTTGCAGATCATGATCCGTCCGTTTTGAAACTTTAATTGATTTTTTTTAAGGTCTTCGGATTAAACGCCGTAGACTCTTTTTGTTGGAGAGAAAAATGGTTTCGGAAAATTCTAACGCTCCGAACACAGAACCTCGTCCTTCTGCCCTAAAGACACTGCGTCGTTTTTTCCTTGTCGCTTGGCACGCCAGCCGATTTGGAGCAATCGCTCAAGCACTGCTAACACTCGCACACGGGGGTATCCCGATAGGGATTCTTTGGGCAAGCAGGGAACTGGTGAATCTCATCGCTGCTTTTCTCGATCAGGAAGCGGATTTGAATTTAGAAACCGCAGCACCGTGGGTGATAGCACTCGTGCTTTTGGCAATGCTCAGAAATATAGCAGGCACCTGTGATGGATATCTGCAATGGAAGATGAAAAACCTCATTGGTCTCCACCAACAGGGAGCCTTACTTGAGGCGACAACGCATATCGACTTTGCAGTTTTTGATCAACCGCAGACGTATGATTTGATACAACGAGCGCGACAAGCACTCGGGCATCGGCTCACCAACCTGCTGCGATTTATAACGGAAATTGGGCAACTCTGTGTGACATTAGTGGGGTACGGGGTCCTCCTATGGGTAGCGGATCCACTGTTGGTACTCGTAGTCGTGTTACCCGCACTTCCGTCTGCTTGGCTTAAAATTAGAGCAGCAGAAAATAGGTACAGCCACGATTACGCAGCGACACCTGTCCGGCGTATGATGGATTATATGCTGAGTTTATTGCTCGGCACTTCCTCTGGACAGGAAGTGCGCCTCTATGGTCTTTTCAATCACCTTTTCGGACGCTGGCGAACGAACCACGAAAAATGGAAGGAAGAATCGCTGGCAAAGATATGGACGGAAGCGAGAGCCTCTATCGGTACAACTATCGCTGAAATGATTGCTTATGCAGTAGCGATTGGAATTCTCGCTGCGCGTATTGTAGACGGCAACCTCACGCTTGGGGATTATGTGATTCTTACCGGCACCGCTGCATTCTTCCAAGGAGATTTGGAGGGATTACTCAGGCTAATACAGGACATACTTGAAGACGTACCTTTGCTTCGTGATTTACACCTCCTCTTAGAACGCGGAAAAACAGCGCGTACACAGTCAGGAACCGAGACATTCCCACAGCCGCTACAGCAAGGAATGGAGGTTCGCAATCTACGTTTCCAATATCCCGGTGCGGATAACGACGTGTTACAAGACATAAACTTTCATGTGCATCCCGGCGAGATAATTAGCATTGTAGGGGTTAACGGCGCAGGCAAATCAACACTTATCAAACTACTGCTCGGATTATACCAACCCGATGATGGCACCATTCGATATGATGATAAAGATATATCCGCGATTGCCCCGGAACAGATGGCACTTAACTGTGCCGCCGTTTTCCAAGACTTCGCGCGTTTTCGTAGACCTGTGCGTGAGGAATTGGTGCCAGGTCCACCAAACCTTCATATTGATGACGACGCGCTCTGGCGTGTCATCAATGCGGTTGGTATTGAGGAGCGTTTTCAGACGCTTCCGCGCGGCTTGGATACCTTCCTCGACCCTTCACTCGGCGAAGAAGGTGAAGGAGCGGAACTCTCTGGCGGAGAATGGCAAAAAGTCGCACTTGCGCGAGCCTTAGTGAGGAATCCTCAAGTCCTTGTGCTTGACGAGCCGACTGCTGCCTTAGACCCACAAGCCGAAGTCGAACTTTACCAACGTTTCGTTGAACTTGCTGCTGGACGAATGACATTCTTGATTTCACATCGCATCGGATCGGCGCGTCTTGCTGACCGTATTTTGGTATTAGATGAGGGACGTATTGTTGAAGACGGCACGCATGAGGCATTACTTGCCCAAGATGGTCTCTATGCCAGATTCTTTCAAGCACAAGCACACTGGTACCAATAGGGATTGCTCACAAGAATGGAAACTGTCTGTCTTGACCGAACCGCAAGGAACAATTAAAAAATGCAAAACGCTAATGGAAAATGGAAGGCATGGGGATTGGCTGCCAAAGAAAGTATCATCGCATACTTCCGTACTTTTGCGATTGTCTGGCGGAGTGGCGCGCTCTCGCTTTCGGGTATGATGTTTCTCACACTATCCCTCGGCGTTCTGCCTGCTGGCGAGTTTTTCGTGACGGAACGTTTAGTCAATGCAATCACAGCTGCTATAGGCGATGCCGATTGGTGGCAGCAGGTTGTCCCGTGGTTGCTCGGTCTACTTGGTCTACAAATCTATAGTACGCTGGCAGACCAGTTACGAGAACCGTTACGCCTCAATGTCAGAGAAAACATCGAAATTTGGATTAGTGAGGGTATCGCACGGAAATCTAATACAATAGAGTTAGTCGAGTTTCAGACCCCAGAATTCCAAAACGCGTTAGCGCGCGCTCGCACCATGTCCGGTGATGAACTTGAAGAGATTGTTTGGTGGATCGTTGACAGCATTCAACAATTAATCAGCGTCACCGCGCTTGGTATCGTGCTGTGGGGTCTCCATCCGTTGTTAGCATTGCTTCCGATGGTAACCGGTATAGCGTCTTGGTGGAGTGGCTCACGCTTCGCTGTTGATGCTTACAGTCTTGATGTCCAACAGACACCACAGCAGCGGGAACGAGATGCGTTAGAAGGTATTCTGACGGATCGCGGTGCAGGTAAGGAAGTGCGGTTATACCAAGCACAAGACTCATGGATAGAACGTTGGCGGAAGTTATGGAAAGAGCTTATACAAGAACAACAGACAATTGAACGGCGTAAGTTTTGGGCGCATCTTGCAATTGGTATCTCACGCGCCTTGTTGTACGCTTGTTCGCTTATTCTTTTATTGCTGGAGGTCTCTCGTGGTGGGTTGACAGTCGGCACCTATATCGCCGCTGCCGTCGCTATCGTTAACTTAGATGGCATCTGGAACGGAGTCGCTGAGTATTTTCTATTAATAGCGGACGAGATGCGCCGTTTGTCAGGAGATTTATACTCGTTTTTGGATCGTGACACTAAAACAGTGGGTAAAGAACCTTCAACATCTCAGAAAGCACCCAATCTGACAGCCTCACAAGAACCTTCACATCTACAAGTAGAAAATGTTTCGTTCTTTTATCCAAATGCGCAAGAACCGGTGCTTCGTCAGGTGAACCTAACATTGAATAAAGGGGAGCGGGTCGCACTCGTTGGACCCAACGGGGCAGGAAAATCCACACTGGCACGTCTACTTCTTGGGCTATACAAACCACAAACAGGCGCAATTCG
Coding sequences within:
- a CDS encoding ABC transporter ATP-binding protein → MVSENSNAPNTEPRPSALKTLRRFFLVAWHASRFGAIAQALLTLAHGGIPIGILWASRELVNLIAAFLDQEADLNLETAAPWVIALVLLAMLRNIAGTCDGYLQWKMKNLIGLHQQGALLEATTHIDFAVFDQPQTYDLIQRARQALGHRLTNLLRFITEIGQLCVTLVGYGVLLWVADPLLVLVVVLPALPSAWLKIRAAENRYSHDYAATPVRRMMDYMLSLLLGTSSGQEVRLYGLFNHLFGRWRTNHEKWKEESLAKIWTEARASIGTTIAEMIAYAVAIGILAARIVDGNLTLGDYVILTGTAAFFQGDLEGLLRLIQDILEDVPLLRDLHLLLERGKTARTQSGTETFPQPLQQGMEVRNLRFQYPGADNDVLQDINFHVHPGEIISIVGVNGAGKSTLIKLLLGLYQPDDGTIRYDDKDISAIAPEQMALNCAAVFQDFARFRRPVREELVPGPPNLHIDDDALWRVINAVGIEERFQTLPRGLDTFLDPSLGEEGEGAELSGGEWQKVALARALVRNPQVLVLDEPTAALDPQAEVELYQRFVELAAGRMTFLISHRIGSARLADRILVLDEGRIVEDGTHEALLAQDGLYARFFQAQAHWYQ
- a CDS encoding ABC transporter ATP-binding protein, which gives rise to MQNANGKWKAWGLAAKESIIAYFRTFAIVWRSGALSLSGMMFLTLSLGVLPAGEFFVTERLVNAITAAIGDADWWQQVVPWLLGLLGLQIYSTLADQLREPLRLNVRENIEIWISEGIARKSNTIELVEFQTPEFQNALARARTMSGDELEEIVWWIVDSIQQLISVTALGIVLWGLHPLLALLPMVTGIASWWSGSRFAVDAYSLDVQQTPQQRERDALEGILTDRGAGKEVRLYQAQDSWIERWRKLWKELIQEQQTIERRKFWAHLAIGISRALLYACSLILLLLEVSRGGLTVGTYIAAAVAIVNLDGIWNGVAEYFLLIADEMRRLSGDLYSFLDRDTKTVGKEPSTSQKAPNLTASQEPSHLQVENVSFFYPNAQEPVLRQVNLTLNKGERVALVGPNGAGKSTLARLLLGLYKPQTGAIRVGDIPLNTENRREWLTHCSAVFQDFACYDLSARENIIFGDLEHPERMEAASTAGGAASVIDGLSAGYETVLGPTFGGRDLSGGEWQRIATARGFMRETPWLVVLDEPTAALDPLAEQAIYERFIQRSSGRTSLIISHRLSSVRTCDRILVLDNGTIVEDGDHETLLANNRLYAQFFRAQAQWYV